In Truepera sp., the sequence CGATGGTCGTGACCACGCGCAGCCCGCCGCGCCCGAACACCACGCTCTCGCCGTAGCGGTCGGTCAGCCAGTTACGCACCGCGATGAGCACGGCGCGCGAGAGGTCCGAGCTGACGCTCGACTGGACGACCACCTCGGCGCCGGTCGGCTCCGCCGTGACGACGTTGCCGTTACCGTCGTACGTCACGTCCCAGCCCACGGGCTCCAGCGGATAGCGCCAGGCGCGCTCTGCCATCTCGGAACTGATGGTCCCCTGGCGGACCATCTTGTCGAGCACCTCGCGCATGCTGCGGCGCGTGGTGACGAAGTCGTCGTGGCGAGCGTTGGGCGCGGGGATGAGGCGCGCCAGGTAGAGCCCTTCGGCGAGGTTGAGTTCGATGGGGTCCTTGCCGAAGTACGTCTGGGCGGCGGCCCTGATGCCGTAAACGTTGCCGCCCCAGAAGACCATGTTGATGTAGCGCTGCAAGATCTCGGGCTTGGTGAGGCGCCGCTCGAGTTCGAGGGCGAGCATGATCTCCTTGACCTTGCGCTCCAGTGAGCGTTCCGAGCGGATGTCCTCCAACAGGGTGTTCTTGATGACCTGCGTGGTGATGGTGGAGCCGCCGCGCGACGAGTCGCCGAGGAACTCCTCGTAAACGGCGCGGCCCAAGGCGGGTATGTCCATGCCGTAGTGGTTGAAGAACTGGTCGTCCTCGTACGCCACGATGGCCTGCAGGGCCGCGGGTGAGACCTCGCTCAGGCTGACGGGGATGCGGTTGGTCGATTCGCGCCCCTCGCCCACCACCGGTACGATCACGCCTATGCGCGTGGCGCCGTCGCGGGCGTAGACCTGCGAGGTGGCGGAGAACTCGAGGGCGTCGAGCTTCTCGAGCGACGGCAGCTCCTGCGACCACTTGAGCGCCGAAGAGGTCAGTAGCCCGCCTACCGACAGCACGCCGGTGAGCAGCACGAGGAACACTCCTTGGACGAGCTTCACGCGGACCATGCTAACAACCCGGGATGAGCCTTCATGGCCGTCCGGCGACTGCCGCCTTCGGCGGAGCGCGCGAGCTTAGGGCGAGTGCGAGGGTCCGTCAAGCTTGTTCGGCCGCGCGCCCTTCGGCCGAGAACGCGAGGTACTCCTGCAGCTTGCGCGCTGCGGCTCCGCTGTCCAGAGCGGCTTCCGCGGCCTCCACGCCGCCCGCCAGGCTGTCGGCCAGCCCTGCGAGGTAGAGCGCGGCGCCCGCGTTGAAGACCGTGACGTCTCGCTTGGCCTCGCCGCCCTCGTTGGCCAGCACGGCGCGCAGGTGTTGGGCGTTGGTGACGGGGTCGCTGCCCGCGAGTTCGGCGAGTGGGTGGCGCCTCAGGCCCACCTCTTCGGGCGTAACGATGTAGGTCGTGAGGCTACCGTCCTCGTGGAGCTCGGTCACCTTGCTCGGGCCGGTAACGGTGAAGTCGTCGATGACGTCGCCGTGCACCACCAGGGCCCGCTTGACGCCAAGGCCGCGAAGCACGGCGGCCAGCGTCTCGGTGAGGCGCGGGTCGTACACCCCCATCAGCTGCCTGTCGGCCCCCGCGGGGTTGGTCAAGGGACCCAAGTTGTTGAAGATGGTGCGCGCCTGCAGGTCGGCGCGGATGGGGGCCACGAAGCCCATGGCAGGGTGGAAACGCCGAGCGTAGATGAAGGCCAGGCCGTGCACGTCGATCGACTCCGCCAGGCGCTCGGGGCTGGCGTCCAGGTCGACGCCCAGGGCCTCCAGTACGTTGGCTGAACCCGACTTGCGGGTGACGCCCACGTTGCCGTGCTTGGCCAGGCGCGCGCCGCCGGCCGCGGCCACGAACATGGCGGTCGTGCTGATGTTGATGGTGTCGACCCCTGTTCCACCGGTGCCGCACGTGTCTACGAGCGGTCCGCCCTCATGCACCGGCACCTTGATGGCCCGCTGCCTCATGGCCTCGGCGAAGCCGGTGATCTCGTCTACCGTCTCGCCCCGCATGCGCAGCGCTGCCAGCAGCGCTGCCGCCTGCACCTGTGAGAGTTGACCGTCCATCAAGCGGCCCAGGACCTCGCGCGCATCGGCGCGGTCCAGGGTCTGACCTTCGAAGATCCGGTTGAGCAGTTTGCCGATCTCGAACTCGATCATCGTTCGGGTGCCGTTCCTTCCACTAAAGCTTCGCGGGCCCCCTCCGCGTACGCGACCTCGTAACGGTAACGCTCCTCGCCCCAAATGGGCCGTAGCGGGGGTGAGAACAGGATCCGCTTTGCACCGAGCAGTACCGGGTGGACGCCCAGGGCCCATGCCACCTCGGGCGCGCCGTGCTTGCGCCACACGCGCACGTTGGCCGCGCCGGCGGAGCGTGCCTTGGCCGCCAGCCCCTCCTCGTAACCATGGTCCCAGTGCTCCACGACCGCGTCGGGCAGGAACTTGAACCTGGCGCCTGCGAGCTTCAGCCTGTAACCGAGGTCGGCGTCCTCGCCGCCGTACTCGGAGAAGGCGTCATCGTAGCCGCCCACGTCGTGGAACAGGTCGGCGTGCAGGCTCAAGGAGCCGCCCACGGCGTTCCACCAGCCGGCCACGTGGCTCAGCGTGGCGCCTCGCTTCAGGTGTGGTGGCAGTACTTGGCGGCTGATCCCCACGCGGCCCGGTACCTCGTGCAGGGCCAGGTTCTTGGCCAACCAGCCGGGGCGCGAGATCATGTCGTCGTCGCTGAAGAGCAGGACATCGCCCCGAGCCATGCGGGCCCCCTGGTTACGCGCGTATGCCGCGTGCCGGCCGGGCGCCGTGGCCCAGGACAGCGGGTAACCGGGCTGGTAACGCGCGAGGAAGCGCTCGGTGTCGTCGGTGCAAGCGTCGGCCACCACGACCACCTCGAAGGGCGCCTCCTCGCCTTCCAGCGCGCGCAGTTTGCGCTCGAGGAGCGTGCGCCGATCGTGCGTGGGCACGATGACCGAGATCGCCGGCTCCCCCCGCTTCACGGCCCGGTTACTCCGTCTTCCTCTCCCGCGCGAAGCGGAGGAAGTTCGCGAGGATGTCGTGACCGCTCTGGGTGAGGATGCTCTCCGGGTGGAACTGGACACCCCATACGGGGTGTTCGCGGTGCCGAACGCCCATCAGCACGCGCTCACCGGTGCCCGGTTCGGTGGTCCAGGCGTTCACGAGCAACTCCTCGGGCGGGTCCACGACCACCAGGGAGTGATAACGAGTGGCCGTGAGCGGGGTTTCGAGCCCCTCGAACGCCCCCGTGCCGTCGTGCTCTATAGGCGACGTCTTACCGTGCACGAGCCGCTCGGCGCGCACCACGCGAGCCCCGTACGCCTCACCTATCACCTGGTGTCCGAGGCAGACCCCGAGCATCGGGTACGTAGGGCCGAGGGCGCGCACGAGGTCCACCGACACGCCCGCCTCCCCCGGGGTGCGCGGTCCGGGGGAGACGATCACGGCGTCCGGGTTCAGGGTCCTCACCGCTCCGGGGTCGAAGGCGTCGTTGCGCCACACCACCACCTCGGCGCCGAGCTCGCCGAAGTACTGCACCAGGTTGTAGGTGAACGAGTCGTAGTTGTCGACCACCAGTAGTTTGAGGGCACGCTCCGTCACGTGAGCCCCGCGGTGGCCATCTCGACGGCGCGCTTGAGCGCCTCCAGCTTGTTCATGCACTCCTGCCACTCGGTGGCGGGGTCGGAGTCGGCGACCACGCCGGCGCCGGCCTGCAGGTGGACGCGGCCGTCCTTGACTACCATCGTCCGCAGCGTGAGTGCCATGTCCATGGCGCCGTCCGCCGCCAGGTAACCGAACGCGCCGGCGTACGGTCCGCGCCGCAGGGTCTCCAGCTCGTCGATGATCTCCATGGCGCGCACTTTGGGCGCGCCAGACGCCGTGCCCATCGGCAGTGTGGCGGAGAGCGCGTCTAGCGGCGTCCGCCCCTCGGCCAGCCTGCCCTCCACCTGCGAAACGATGTGCATGACGTGGCTGTAGCGCTCCACTCGCATCAGGTCGGTGACGCGTACGCTGCCCGGCACGCACACGCGGCCCAGGTCGTTGCGACCGAGGTCCACTAGCATGACGTGCTCCGCTCGTTCCTTCTCGTCGGCCAACAGCTCGGCGGCGAGCCTCTCGTCCTCCGCGGGGTCGGGATCGCGGCGCCTGGTGCCGGCGATGGGCAGGGTCTCGACCTTGGAACCGTCGGACCTCACGAGGCTCTCGGGGCTACTCGCCACCAGCGTCACTCCGCCGAGGTCCAGGTAGCCGAGGTACGGGCTCGGGTTGATGGTCCGCAGTGCCCGGTAGAGGGCGAAGGGGTGGGCGCCGAGTTCGGCGGAGAGCCGCAGGCTGGGCACTACCTGGAAGACGTCGCCGGCATGGATGTACTCGACGGCGCGGGCCACGGAGGCCATGTAGCGCTCGCGGTCGACGCTCGCCTCGAACTCCGTAAGGCGCCCGGCGCGGTCGCCGGGAACGCCCGGCAAGGGTCCACGCAGTCGGTCGTAGGCAGCATCGACGAGGGCGCGGGCCCGCGCGGCGTCGGCGTCGTCGCCAACGGCCGCGGGGGCGATGATGAAGAGCTTGCGCTTCAGGTGGTCGAACACGACCACCAGTTCGGGTTCCACGAAGAGCATGTCGGGCGCCTGGATCGTGTCCGGGTTGGCGTCGGGCAGCCGTTCGTACTGGCGCACCAGGTCGTAGCCGGCGTAACCCACGGCGCCGGCCCAGAAAACGGGGAGCCCCGGCGCGGGCTGCGTCTCGCGCACCACCTCGTCCCACAAGACCTTGAGTGGGTCGTCGGTCTCGACCGTGACGGCGCCCGCGGGTGTGGTGAGCGTGATGGTGGAGCCGCGCCCCTCGATACGCTTGCGTTGGCCAGTGCCGATGAAGGAATAGCGCGCCACCCGCTCGCCCTGCTCGACGCTCTCGAGGAGGAAGGACGGGTGGCCGGCGATCTTCAGGTAGGCGGTGAGGGGCGTCTCGAGATCTGCGAGGACCTCGCGGTATATGGGTCTTATTGCCGGCGCCGCGGCGCCTGGGGCCACGGTGACGTGCGGACTTCGGTGCATGGATCTCTCCTCGGAGAACTTGTTCGGGGTGCCCGGCGGGACGCCGCGCCCTCGAGGCGCGGCGAACGTGAGTAGCGCGCCGTTACGCGCGCCACCGCCATCGGCCTAGTGCCCCGGTCCAGCGGTGGAGGGAAACCATGGGCGCGAGTATAGCCCGGTCCCAGGGGAAGTCATAGTCCGTGCGCCGCCCGCCCGGGCGGCCCTTCGTTACTGCCGGCCCGGAGGTACGAATAGACCGATGGCGTTGAAGCCCGCATCGACGTACAAGGTTTCGCCCGTTACGCCGCCACCGAGCTGTTCGACTAGCAGCGAGAGACCGACGCCGCCCACCTCGTCGTGCGTGATGTTGCGGTGGAGCATCGACATCTGACCGGCCTGTTCGTAGAGTTCGGTGAAGCCCGTGATGGAGCGCGCCGCGATGGTCCGCAGGGCTCCGGCGCTGATGGCGTTCACGCGCACGCCCTTGGGACCCAGGTCGTAGGCGAGGTAACGCACGCTGGCCTCCAGGGCGGCCTTGGCCACGCCCATCATGTTGTAGTGGGGCACCACCCGCTCGGCCGCCAGGTAAGTGAGCGTCACAATGCTGCCGCCCTCGCGCATGAGCGGGGCGGCGCGCTTGGCCGAGGCAACGAGCGAATACGCGCTCACGTCCATGGCGGTCTGCCAAGCCTGCCGAGAAGTTTCGACGAAGGGGTTCGAGAAGGTCTCGGCCGGCGCGAACGCCAGTGCGTGGACGAGGTAGTCGAGCTTGCCGAACTCGCCCTCGACCGCCTCGAAAAGAGCGTCCAGCGCAGCGTCATCACCCACGTCACACTCGATCAGGAACGGTTTTTCGAGATCCTCGGTGAGCTTCTCGAGCGTAGGCCGCAGGCGTTCGGCCTGGTAGCTGAAGGCCAGCCGGGCGCCGGCCTGCGCGAGGGGTTGCGCGATGGCCCAACCGAGCGAGCGTTGGTTGGCCACGCCCATGACTAGACCGGTCTTGCCGGTGAGGTCGATGCTGTACATGAAGGCTCCTTGGGTCCTGGCCGCGATGGGCATGGTTTCCGACATTCTACTGCGTCACCGGGTCGGCGCGTTCCGGCGCCCCCTGCCGCTTTCCCTTAGCCCTCTTCCATGAGCCGCTCGAAGCGCTCTCGGGCCTCG encodes:
- a CDS encoding enoyl-ACP reductase translates to MPIAARTQGAFMYSIDLTGKTGLVMGVANQRSLGWAIAQPLAQAGARLAFSYQAERLRPTLEKLTEDLEKPFLIECDVGDDAALDALFEAVEGEFGKLDYLVHALAFAPAETFSNPFVETSRQAWQTAMDVSAYSLVASAKRAAPLMREGGSIVTLTYLAAERVVPHYNMMGVAKAALEASVRYLAYDLGPKGVRVNAISAGALRTIAARSITGFTELYEQAGQMSMLHRNITHDEVGGVGLSLLVEQLGGGVTGETLYVDAGFNAIGLFVPPGRQ
- the trpE gene encoding anthranilate synthase component I, with protein sequence MHRSPHVTVAPGAAAPAIRPIYREVLADLETPLTAYLKIAGHPSFLLESVEQGERVARYSFIGTGQRKRIEGRGSTITLTTPAGAVTVETDDPLKVLWDEVVRETQPAPGLPVFWAGAVGYAGYDLVRQYERLPDANPDTIQAPDMLFVEPELVVVFDHLKRKLFIIAPAAVGDDADAARARALVDAAYDRLRGPLPGVPGDRAGRLTEFEASVDRERYMASVARAVEYIHAGDVFQVVPSLRLSAELGAHPFALYRALRTINPSPYLGYLDLGGVTLVASSPESLVRSDGSKVETLPIAGTRRRDPDPAEDERLAAELLADEKERAEHVMLVDLGRNDLGRVCVPGSVRVTDLMRVERYSHVMHIVSQVEGRLAEGRTPLDALSATLPMGTASGAPKVRAMEIIDELETLRRGPYAGAFGYLAADGAMDMALTLRTMVVKDGRVHLQAGAGVVADSDPATEWQECMNKLEALKRAVEMATAGLT
- a CDS encoding glycosyltransferase, translated to MKRGEPAISVIVPTHDRRTLLERKLRALEGEEAPFEVVVVADACTDDTERFLARYQPGYPLSWATAPGRHAAYARNQGARMARGDVLLFSDDDMISRPGWLAKNLALHEVPGRVGISRQVLPPHLKRGATLSHVAGWWNAVGGSLSLHADLFHDVGGYDDAFSEYGGEDADLGYRLKLAGARFKFLPDAVVEHWDHGYEEGLAAKARSAGAANVRVWRKHGAPEVAWALGVHPVLLGAKRILFSPPLRPIWGEERYRYEVAYAEGAREALVEGTAPER
- a CDS encoding aminodeoxychorismate/anthranilate synthase component II; translated protein: MTERALKLLVVDNYDSFTYNLVQYFGELGAEVVVWRNDAFDPGAVRTLNPDAVIVSPGPRTPGEAGVSVDLVRALGPTYPMLGVCLGHQVIGEAYGARVVRAERLVHGKTSPIEHDGTGAFEGLETPLTATRYHSLVVVDPPEELLVNAWTTEPGTGERVLMGVRHREHPVWGVQFHPESILTQSGHDILANFLRFARERKTE
- the trpD gene encoding anthranilate phosphoribosyltransferase; translated protein: MIEFEIGKLLNRIFEGQTLDRADAREVLGRLMDGQLSQVQAAALLAALRMRGETVDEITGFAEAMRQRAIKVPVHEGGPLVDTCGTGGTGVDTINISTTAMFVAAAGGARLAKHGNVGVTRKSGSANVLEALGVDLDASPERLAESIDVHGLAFIYARRFHPAMGFVAPIRADLQARTIFNNLGPLTNPAGADRQLMGVYDPRLTETLAAVLRGLGVKRALVVHGDVIDDFTVTGPSKVTELHEDGSLTTYIVTPEEVGLRRHPLAELAGSDPVTNAQHLRAVLANEGGEAKRDVTVFNAGAALYLAGLADSLAGGVEAAEAALDSGAAARKLQEYLAFSAEGRAAEQA